CGTCTGGAAGGAATAACCTCAATATTCCAATAGGGTCGTGCCATTGCCAAAAGATCGTGCCCAGAAGCTGATGCTCCATACCCTTGAACCCAAAGATACCTCAAAGATGTTAACCTAGTTGCAGCAACAGCTAGTGCATGCTCACTGAAAAATGAACACCCTCTCATTTCGAGTTTCTGAAGACTCGGACAACCTTTGGAGAATTCCAAGAGCCCTGCATCAGTTTCGCCGACATAACCGAGAAGTATCCATCTCACGTTTGGACTGTATTTTCCTATGTAACCTAGGCCTACATCGGTTAAACCACCAGGTCTCAGGTATAGAGCAAATCTTCTAAGCTTTTTGCAGCCTGTCAGTAGAGCCCTCACTCCATTGTCAAGTGGCAAATCGGTTATCTTCTCCTCACGGTCGAGCAAGACGAGTCGAAAATCACAAAGGTTTTTCAAGTGAGTACTGATGTGCTCAAGAGATTCGTTGGTGATGTCGGATACATAGACAGCCATGTATTCAAGCTCTGGACAGCCAAGTGATAAGGCAATTAGTCCTCTTTGGGAAACAACACCATCCACATCTTCCATTCCTTGATCATCATCACCTCTTTCAATCCTTAGCCTTTTCAACTTCTTACAACAGCGAGCAAGTACTTCTAATCCTCTATCTCCAATTACATTCCTTGACTGTACATGAATAAAAGgttattcattcataattaacattacaaATGTAGTCTTGGTCATTCAAATCAACATATGTATGTATgcatatttgtaattttgagaTCATAGTTTTAAATTGCGGTCAGCAACCACAACATAAAGTTTTTCGAGGTTTCTGTGACTATACTATTGTGGCTGCACCGGAAACAATTATCCACTACTGTGAAATATACATATACATGGTGGATAAATTTTGAAGGCTAGAGGACTAGAATTTAAAGACCACCAAACTATGCCGTTTAAAAGAATCATAGCAAAGAATTGAAGGGTGAGCAAATTTAACTAGATTAAGTTCTAGAATCTTACCTCAAGGATTTCTAAGTTGGGGCATTTCTCGATTAATGTACAATGATCCTCCGTATCCAGCATTGCATAGAGAAGATCCAATTTTTTTAGTTGGCTTGCATAAGGGAATGCAATTGGCATTTCATTCTTTCCAATATATGTCAAACCCAGTCGACTTAACTTTGACGGTAACGATATAGCAGCATACTTCTCTGGATCTTCATTGTAGGAACCTCCACAAAATTCTTCTAGAGAAGATGCATATCGAAAGAAGTTCACCAGATTCAACATTTCACAATCCGTAATTTTCACAGAGACCAGGTTTGGGCAGTTTTTAGCTAAAAGTTCAAGGTCCTCAATTCTGATATTGGCAATATCAGTCAAGTAAAAATTCAGTGTCTCCAGAACTGTATTATTCGAAGCGAGCTCATGCAGCCATTTTCCATCATTCTCAAGAACCGA
Above is a genomic segment from Medicago truncatula cultivar Jemalong A17 chromosome 5, MtrunA17r5.0-ANR, whole genome shotgun sequence containing:
- the LOC11415803 gene encoding coronatine-insensitive protein 1; its protein translation is MEDNGRMNVRLSDVVLDCVMPYIHDPKDRDAVSQVCRRWYEIDSQTRKHVTIALCYTTTPDRLRRRFPHLESLKLKGKPRAAMFNLIPENWGGFVNPWVREIENYFDCLKSLHFRRMIVTDDDLSILARSRHQSLYSLKLEKCSGFSTHGLYHISHSCKNLRVLFMEESSVLENDGKWLHELASNNTVLETLNFYLTDIANIRIEDLELLAKNCPNLVSVKITDCEMLNLVNFFRYASSLEEFCGGSYNEDPEKYAAISLPSKLSRLGLTYIGKNEMPIAFPYASQLKKLDLLYAMLDTEDHCTLIEKCPNLEILESRNVIGDRGLEVLARCCKKLKRLRIERGDDDQGMEDVDGVVSQRGLIALSLGCPELEYMAVYVSDITNESLEHISTHLKNLCDFRLVLLDREEKITDLPLDNGVRALLTGCKKLRRFALYLRPGGLTDVGLGYIGKYSPNVRWILLGYVGETDAGLLEFSKGCPSLQKLEMRGCSFFSEHALAVAATRLTSLRYLWVQGYGASASGHDLLAMARPYWNIEVIPSRRMVVNNQQDRRPVVIEHPAHILAYYSLAGPRADCPDTVRPLHPAAAADGVDT